The Ranitomeya imitator isolate aRanImi1 chromosome 3, aRanImi1.pri, whole genome shotgun sequence genome has a window encoding:
- the CHAF1B gene encoding chromatin assembly factor 1 subunit B: MKVITCEISWHNREPVYSVDFQHGNSKINRLASAGVDTAVRLWKVEKNEKGKAMVEFLASLTRHTKAVNVVRFSPNGEVLASGGDDAVILLWKLSESKELESTPFNDEEETELNKENWTVFKSLRGHLEDVYDISWTQDSNFMVSASVDNSAIMWDIVKGQKVGIFNEHKSYVQGVTWDPLGQYIATLSCDRVMRVYRTETKRVAFNVSKMTSAIPTPEGEAKTYRMYHDDSMKSFFRRLTFTPDGSLLLTPAGFVEVGESLVNTTYVFSRKGLKRPIAHLPCPGKATLAVRCCPVFFELRATAKDANGEVPQQSLVSLPYRMVFAVASEDAVIFYDTQQLFPFGYISNVHYHTLSDISWSSDGSFLSISSTDGYCSFVSFDDGELGVPLKEKPALVLSTPSASEKKARRSQGRKVSSPISRAGEQSNPSTPMQSKQSASKNPTTPLAINIIPATPTSEERKGSQNKAGQTRRITLNTLEAWSKPTTPSPRRINLIPVKTNSTNIEQIPPESPQPSRLEPGSNENSPVQDSSCKPPESKRLKTEQSTCIVKDDETPGTSADPAK; the protein is encoded by the exons ATGAAAGTCATCACGTGTGAAATTTCCTGGCACAACCGTGAGCCGGTTTACAGCGTGGATTTTCAGCATGGCAACAGCAAAATTAACAGACTGGCCTCCGCCGGGGTGGACACTGCAGTGCGG CTATGGAAAGTGGAGAAAAATGAAAAGGGGAAAGCCATGGTGGAGTTCTTAGCCAGCCTCACCCGTCACACCAAGGCTGTCAACGTTGTGCGATTCTCTCCCAACGGGGAGGTTTTGGCATCGGGTGGAGATG ATGCCGTCATTTTATTATGGAAACTCAGCGAAAGCAAAGAACTGGAATCCACTCCTTTTAACGACGAAGAAGAAACTGAGCTGAACAAGGAAAACTGGACTGTCTTTAAGTCTCTAAG GGGTCACTTGGAAGATGTGTACGACATTAGCTGGACACAGGACAGCAACTTCATGGTGTCTGCATCCGTGGATAATTCAGCAATTATGTGGGATATAGTTAAAG GCCAGAAAGTCGGTATATTTAATGAGCATAAGAGCTACGTGCAGGGAGTCACCTGGGACCCTCTAGGACAGTACATCGCCACGCTGAGCTGTGACCG AGTGATGAGAGTCTACAGGACCGAAACCAAGAGAGTCGCCTTCAACGTCAGCAAGATGACGTCCGCTATCCCCACCCCTGAGGGAGAG GCTAAAACATACCGGATGTATCATGATGATAGTATGAAATCTTTCTTTAGGAGGCTGACCTTCACACCTGATGGGTCTCTCCTCCTCACCCCAG CTGGATTTGTGGAGGTCGGAGAGTCGCTTGTTAACACAACATACGTGTTCTCTAGGAAGGGTCTGAAGAG GCCCATAGCTCATCTCCCGTGCCCAGGAAAGGCGACACTTGCCGTTCGATGTTGCCCTGTCTTTTTTGAGTTAAGAGCGACAGCTAAAG ATGCTAACGGAGAGGTTCCCCAGCAGAGTCTGGTCTCGCTGCCTTACCGCATGGTGTTCGCCGTTGCCTCAGAAGACGCTGTGATTTTCTACGACACGCAGCAGCTTTTCCCCTTTGGTTACATTTCCAATGTGCATTATCACACCCTGAGCGACATATCCTG GTCCAGCGACGGATCGTTCCTGTCCATCTCCTCCACCGACGGCTACTGCTCATTTGTATCTTTTGATGACGGAGAACTCGGAGTTCCTCTGAAAGAGAAACCTGCGTTAGTGTTAAGTACTCCTTCTGCCTCAGAAAAGAAGGCCCGGAGATCACAAGGCAGGAAGGTATCATCCCCGATATCACGAGCGGGCGAGCAGTCTAATCCGTCCACTCCTATGCAAAGCAAACAGTCTGCCTCCAAAAATCCCACAACACCGCTGGCAATAAACATTATCCCTGCGACCCCCACATCTGAGGAAAGGAAGGGGTCTCAAAATAAAGCTGGTCAGACCAGAAGAATTACCCTGAACACCTTGGAAGCCTGGAGCAAGCCCACCACGCCCAGCCCCAG GAGAATTAATCTGATTCCTGTAAAGACAAATTCAACAAACATAGAGCAGATCCCTCCGGAGTCCCCCCAGCCCAGCCGACTGGAGCCCGGTAGCAATG AAAACTCACCGGTTCAAGACTCCAGCTGTAAACCCCCAGAATCAAAGCGTCTGAAAACTGAGCAGTCCACGTGCATCGTGAAAGATGATGAAACCCCCGGCACCAGCGCGGATCCAGCAAAGTAG